A genomic region of Sulfobacillus acidophilus DSM 10332 contains the following coding sequences:
- a CDS encoding Elongation factor P (PFAM: Elongation factor P, C-terminal; Elongation factor P (EF-P) KOW-like domain; Elongation factor P (EF-P) OB domain~TIGRFAM: translation elongation factor P~COGs: COG0231 Translation elongation factor P (EF-P)/translation initiation factor 5A (eIF-5A)~HAMAP: Translation elongation factor P~InterPro IPR011768:IPR013185:IPR001059:IPR015365~KEGG: tjr:TherJR_1731 translation elongation factor P~PFAM: Translation elongation factor, KOW-like; Translation elongation factor P/YeiP, central; Elongation factor P, C-terminal~SPTR: Elongation factor P;~TIGRFAM: Translation elongation factor P), producing the protein MISSNDFRNGVTIELDGVVYQVIEFQHVKPGKGSAFVRTKLKNLQTGGVVERTFNAGERVPSARVEKREMQFLYNTGNEYTFMDTETFEQITLSAEDIGDGVRFLKENMLCHVVLFKGTSIGVELPNSVDLRVVETDPGFKGDTATGGSKPATLETGAVVKVPLFIEPGDLITVDTRTGLYVGRA; encoded by the coding sequence ATGATTTCAAGTAACGATTTTCGCAACGGGGTTACGATTGAATTAGACGGGGTCGTCTATCAGGTCATCGAGTTTCAGCACGTCAAACCCGGTAAAGGATCGGCGTTTGTCCGGACGAAACTCAAGAATCTGCAAACGGGCGGGGTGGTCGAGCGGACCTTTAACGCCGGTGAACGGGTACCGTCGGCTCGTGTGGAAAAACGCGAAATGCAGTTTTTGTATAACACGGGTAACGAGTATACCTTCATGGACACCGAAACGTTTGAACAAATTACCTTGTCGGCCGAGGATATTGGCGACGGGGTCCGTTTTCTCAAAGAAAACATGTTATGTCACGTCGTATTGTTTAAAGGGACCAGCATCGGTGTCGAGTTACCCAACAGCGTCGATTTACGGGTCGTCGAGACCGATCCCGGGTTTAAAGGCGATACGGCAACCGGGGGCAGTAAGCCGGCCACGCTGGAAACCGGTGCCGTGGTTAAAGTTCCCTTATTTATCGAGCCCGGGGATTTAATAACGGTCGACACGCGAACCGGACTATATGTCGGTCGGGCCTAA
- a CDS encoding hypothetical protein (KEGG: aoe:Clos_1623 hypothetical protein~SPTR: Putative uncharacterized protein), translated as MAELRRRISQLANLADRYDIRERGREGQLLADVVEVLRELSLDIEEVQANQWELAQYVEEIDSDLLSLEEDIFTPDEDGFDEEDDDPSFSGKTRTDGINYIQLECPVCELESSFNEQLFHQDGIQLTCPHCGNVVFDSDEDYLVLEDDDEDEESPSLKSRR; from the coding sequence GTGGCCGAATTACGGCGACGAATTTCCCAGCTGGCCAATCTGGCTGACCGGTATGATATCCGGGAGCGCGGCCGCGAAGGACAGCTCTTGGCGGATGTAGTGGAGGTTTTGCGCGAGCTGAGTCTTGATATCGAAGAGGTGCAGGCCAACCAGTGGGAGCTCGCGCAATACGTGGAGGAAATTGATTCCGACTTATTGTCGTTGGAAGAAGATATCTTCACGCCTGACGAAGACGGCTTTGACGAGGAGGACGATGACCCGTCTTTTTCCGGCAAAACCCGAACGGATGGCATTAACTACATTCAATTAGAATGTCCGGTCTGCGAGTTGGAGTCGTCCTTTAATGAGCAACTATTCCATCAAGACGGGATCCAACTGACCTGTCCCCATTGTGGCAATGTCGTGTTCGATTCCGACGAAGACTACTTGGTGTTGGAAGACGATGATGAGGACGAAGAGTCCCCGTCATTAAAATCTCGCCGGTAA